In the genome of Bosea sp. ANAM02, the window CGTTCATCTATATTGGCTGCGACGTCGTCGAGACGCTCGCGCAAGCGCAGGCGATCGCAATCGCCTGACCGGAGACGAAGAGTTTGACTGCCATCGCCCTCACCATCGCCGGTTCGGATTCGAGCGGCGGCGCCGGCATCCAGGCCGATCTCAAGACCTTCGCGGCGCATCAGGTCTACGGCGCCAGCGTCATCGTCGCGCTGACCGCGCAGAACACGAAGGGCGTCAGCGCCATCCATGCCGTGCCGCGCGATTTCGTCGCCCGGCAGATAGACGCCGTCTTCGAGGATCTCGACGTCAATGCGGTCAAGATCGGCATGCTGGCGACGGCCGAGCTGATCGAGACCGTCGCAGCCGGGCTGAAGCGTCACGGCGCGAAGAACATCGTGCTCGACCCCGTCATGATCGCCGCCTCCGGCGCCCGACTGCTCGAAACGGCGGCCGTCGAGGCGATCCGCACGCATCTCTTCCCGCTCGCGACGCTGATCACGCCGAACCTGCCGGAAGCTGCCGCCCTGCTCGGCACGAGCATGGCCGAGACCGATCAGGCGATGGACGCGCAGGCCGAGAAGCTCGCCGCGCTCGGCGCAGCCAATGTGCTGATCAAGGGCGGGCACGGCACCGGCGAGGTCAGCAGCGACCTCCTCCTGCTCGCGGGTGGCGCACGCCAGCGCTTCAATGCGCCGCGCCTGGCGACACGCAATACGCACGGCACGGGCTGCACATTGTCCTCCGCCATCGCCGCCAATCTCGCCAAGGAACTGGCGCTGCCGGAGGCGGTCGGCCACGCCAAGAGCTATATCTCGGCTGCCATCGCCGCCGCCGACCAGGTTGAGGTTGGCCACGGCCACGGACCGGTGCATCATTTCCACCATTGGTGGGACAGGACCGACGGGAGCCAGTCATGACCGCGATCCCGGATTTCACGAAGCTCGCCTTTGCGGCTGGGGCTCGGTCCGCAGCCGGCGCTTTGCCAACGGGCGAAGCCTGGCAGACGCCCGAGGATATCCCGGTCAAGCCTGTCTACACGGCGACTGACCGTGACGGCCTTCCCTTCGTCGAGACGCTGCCCGGCATCGCGCCCTATCTGCGCGGCCCCTACCCGACGATGTATGTCAACCAGCCCTGGACGATCCGGCAATATGCCGGCTTCTCCACGGCCGAGGATTCGAACGCCTTCTATCGGCGCAACCTCGCCGCCGGCCAGAAGGGCCTCTCGGTCGCCTTCGATCTCGCGACCCATCGCGGCTACGATTCCGACCACCCCCGCGTCGCCGGCGATGTCGGCATGGCCGGCGTCGCGATCGATTCGATCTACGACATGCGCACGCTGTTCTCCGGCATCCCGCTCGACCAGATGAGCGTGTCGATGACGATGAATGGCGCCGTCCTGCCGGTGCTGGCGCTCTACATCGTCGCGGCGGAAGAACAGGGCGTGCCGCAGGCCAAGCTCTCGGGGACCATCCAGAACGACATCCTCAAGGAGTTCATGGTCCGCAACACCTATATCTACCCGCCCACGCCCTCGATGCGGATCATCGGCGACATCTTCGCTTTCACCTCGGCGAACATGCCGAAGTTCAACTCGATCTCGATCTCCGGCTATCACATGCAGGAGGCCGGGGCGACACAGGACCTCGAGCTCGGCTACACGCTCGCCGACGGCGTCGAATATATCCGCGCCGGCCAGCGCGCGGGGTTGAGCGTCGATGTCTTCGCGCCGCGCCTGTCCTTCTTCTGGGCGATCGGCATGAACTTCTTCATGGAAGTCGCCAAGATGCGCGCGGCTCGCCTGATCTGGGCGAAGCTGGTCAAGGATTTCGGGGCCCAGAACGAGAAATCCCTGCCCCTGCGCACGCATTGCCAGACCTCCGGCTGGTCGCTGACGGCTCAGGACGTGTTCAACAACGTGCCGCGCACCATGATCGAGGCGATGGCGGCGACGCAGGGGCATACCCAGTCGCTGCACACCAACGCCCTCGACGAGGCACTGGCGCTGCCGACCGATTTCTCGGCCCGCATCGCCCGCAACACCCAGATCCTGCTGCAGCAGGAGAGCGGCACGACCCGGATCATCGACCCCTGGGGCGGCTCCTATTATGTCGAGCGATTGACCGCGGAACTGGCCGAGAAGGCCTGGGGCCATATCCAGGAGGTCGAGAAGCTCGGCGGCATGGCCAAGGCGATCGAGGCCGGCATCCCGAAGCTGCGCATCGAGGAAGCCGCGGCCAAGACGCAGGCGCGCATCGATGGCGGCCAACAGGCGATCATCGGCGTCAACTGCTACAAGCCGGACAACGAGGCGACGATCGACGTGCTCAAGGTCGATAATGCCGCCGTGCGCGCCCAGCAGCTCGACAAGCTGAAGAGGCTCAAGGCCGAGCGCAGCGAAACCGAGGTGCAGTCGGCGCTGACGGCGCTGACCAATGGTGCGGCCGGCAACGGCAACCTGCTCGATCTTGCGGTCAAGGCCGCCCGCGCCAAGGCTACCGTCGGCGAGATTTCGCTGGCGATGGAGAAGGTTTTCGGGCGCCACCGGGCCGAGATCAAGGCGATCTCGGGCGTCTACAAGCGGGAGGTCGGCGAGATGAACCCAGCCGTCACGCGCGTCCAGTTGATGTGCGAGGCCTTCGAGGAAGCCGATGGACGCCGCCCGCGCATCCTCGTCGCCAAGATGGGGCAGGATGGGCACGACCGCGGCCAGAAGGTCATCGCCTCGGCCTTCGCCGATCT includes:
- the thiD gene encoding bifunctional hydroxymethylpyrimidine kinase/phosphomethylpyrimidine kinase, with protein sequence MTAIALTIAGSDSSGGAGIQADLKTFAAHQVYGASVIVALTAQNTKGVSAIHAVPRDFVARQIDAVFEDLDVNAVKIGMLATAELIETVAAGLKRHGAKNIVLDPVMIAASGARLLETAAVEAIRTHLFPLATLITPNLPEAAALLGTSMAETDQAMDAQAEKLAALGAANVLIKGGHGTGEVSSDLLLLAGGARQRFNAPRLATRNTHGTGCTLSSAIAANLAKELALPEAVGHAKSYISAAIAAADQVEVGHGHGPVHHFHHWWDRTDGSQS
- the scpA gene encoding methylmalonyl-CoA mutase yields the protein MTAIPDFTKLAFAAGARSAAGALPTGEAWQTPEDIPVKPVYTATDRDGLPFVETLPGIAPYLRGPYPTMYVNQPWTIRQYAGFSTAEDSNAFYRRNLAAGQKGLSVAFDLATHRGYDSDHPRVAGDVGMAGVAIDSIYDMRTLFSGIPLDQMSVSMTMNGAVLPVLALYIVAAEEQGVPQAKLSGTIQNDILKEFMVRNTYIYPPTPSMRIIGDIFAFTSANMPKFNSISISGYHMQEAGATQDLELGYTLADGVEYIRAGQRAGLSVDVFAPRLSFFWAIGMNFFMEVAKMRAARLIWAKLVKDFGAQNEKSLPLRTHCQTSGWSLTAQDVFNNVPRTMIEAMAATQGHTQSLHTNALDEALALPTDFSARIARNTQILLQQESGTTRIIDPWGGSYYVERLTAELAEKAWGHIQEVEKLGGMAKAIEAGIPKLRIEEAAAKTQARIDGGQQAIIGVNCYKPDNEATIDVLKVDNAAVRAQQLDKLKRLKAERSETEVQSALTALTNGAAGNGNLLDLAVKAARAKATVGEISLAMEKVFGRHRAEIKAISGVYKREVGEMNPAVTRVQLMCEAFEEADGRRPRILVAKMGQDGHDRGQKVIASAFADLGFDVDIGPLFATPDEAARQAVENDVHIVGVSSLAAGHLTLVPELKAALAKAGRPDIMIVVGGVIPPQDFDALIEAGASAIFPPGTVIADAAEKLLQELNERLGYAQRTAAE